The following proteins are encoded in a genomic region of Micrococcaceae bacterium Sec5.8:
- a CDS encoding ATP-dependent DNA helicase UvrD2, whose protein sequence is MPAPDTRSLEERILGGLDAEQREVASTLQGPMCVLAGAGTGKTRAITHRIAYGVHSGVYSPQRLLAVTFTSRAAAEMRSRLRDLGVGNVQARTFHAAALRQLQFFWPQAVGGVLPNLLDHKAQMIAEAARRLRLSTDRASIRDLASEIEWAKVSMLTPANYLEKAQGRGAPGGFDLTAVARVFQSYEDVKTDRNVIDFEDVLLITVGILQEDPKVAATVREQYRHFVVDEYQDVSPLQQRLLELWLGGRDELCVVGDASQTIYSFTGASPKHLLGFKAHYPEATVVKLIRDYRSTPQVVGLANGLLAGRRSGGPVADAAWATPLQLVAQRPPGPVPQFTECSDDEAEAATVAVKVRELLDAGTPASQVAVLFRTNGQSEAYEQALASAGIGYQLRGGERFFARKEVRDAILQLRAATRAVAETASPEPLGQLVRDIVASLGYTDAAPHSGGALRERWESLAALVALADELVISRGGQFTLSDFVNELQERSLAQHAPTVQGVTLASLHAAKGLEWNAVFLVGLSEGLMPISFADSPESVDEERRLLYVGITRAREHLFLSWSSARTPGGRANRKPSRFLDGLRPDSVASSAVRGKGAAPRRKAAVPATCRVCGTMLTSGAERKVGRCNQCPPSYEEQTFDALRQWRKDVALEADVPAFVVFTDATLTAIAEARPDSLEQLATLPGVGPSKLEKYGEAVLAVLVESTTL, encoded by the coding sequence GTGCCGGCGCCGGACACCCGCTCCCTCGAAGAGCGCATCCTCGGCGGACTCGACGCAGAACAGCGCGAAGTTGCCAGTACCCTGCAGGGGCCGATGTGCGTGCTGGCGGGCGCCGGTACCGGCAAGACCCGCGCCATCACGCACCGCATCGCCTACGGGGTGCACTCCGGTGTCTACAGCCCGCAGCGGCTTCTGGCCGTCACCTTTACCTCCCGGGCGGCCGCCGAAATGCGCAGCCGCCTCCGCGACCTGGGCGTCGGCAACGTCCAAGCCCGCACCTTCCACGCTGCCGCTCTCCGCCAGCTCCAGTTCTTCTGGCCACAGGCTGTCGGCGGCGTCCTGCCCAATCTGCTCGACCACAAGGCCCAGATGATTGCGGAGGCCGCCCGGCGGTTGCGCCTCAGCACCGACCGCGCCTCGATCCGCGATCTTGCCTCCGAGATCGAATGGGCCAAGGTTTCCATGCTGACGCCCGCCAACTACTTGGAGAAGGCGCAGGGCCGCGGCGCCCCGGGCGGCTTCGACCTGACCGCCGTCGCCCGGGTGTTCCAGTCCTACGAGGACGTCAAGACTGACCGGAACGTCATCGACTTCGAGGACGTCCTGCTGATCACCGTGGGCATCCTGCAGGAAGACCCCAAGGTCGCCGCCACCGTCCGCGAGCAGTACCGCCACTTCGTCGTCGACGAGTACCAGGACGTTTCGCCGCTGCAGCAGCGGTTGCTGGAACTGTGGCTGGGGGGCCGCGACGAACTCTGCGTCGTCGGTGATGCCAGCCAGACGATCTACTCCTTCACCGGCGCATCGCCCAAGCACCTCCTCGGCTTCAAAGCCCACTACCCTGAGGCCACCGTGGTCAAACTGATTCGCGACTACCGTTCCACTCCGCAGGTGGTGGGGCTGGCCAACGGGCTGCTTGCCGGCAGGCGCAGCGGTGGTCCCGTCGCCGACGCTGCCTGGGCCACGCCGCTTCAACTCGTGGCGCAACGCCCGCCCGGACCGGTGCCGCAATTCACGGAATGCTCCGATGACGAGGCCGAGGCCGCCACCGTGGCCGTCAAGGTGCGCGAGCTGCTCGACGCCGGCACCCCGGCCAGCCAGGTTGCCGTGCTGTTCCGCACCAACGGCCAGTCCGAGGCCTATGAGCAGGCCCTGGCCTCCGCCGGGATCGGCTACCAGCTGCGCGGCGGGGAGCGCTTCTTTGCCCGGAAGGAAGTCCGCGATGCCATCCTGCAATTGCGGGCTGCCACGCGGGCCGTCGCCGAAACCGCCAGCCCCGAGCCGTTGGGCCAGCTGGTCCGGGACATCGTCGCCTCGCTCGGTTACACGGACGCCGCCCCGCACAGCGGCGGCGCATTGCGGGAACGTTGGGAATCACTCGCGGCGCTCGTCGCACTGGCCGACGAACTGGTGATCAGCAGGGGAGGGCAGTTCACCCTCTCAGACTTCGTCAACGAGCTGCAGGAACGCTCGCTTGCCCAGCACGCCCCGACCGTCCAGGGCGTCACCCTGGCCTCCCTGCACGCTGCCAAGGGCCTCGAATGGAACGCCGTGTTCCTCGTCGGACTGAGCGAGGGGCTCATGCCGATCTCCTTCGCCGACAGCCCGGAATCCGTGGACGAGGAACGCCGCTTGTTGTACGTCGGCATCACCCGGGCCCGGGAACACCTGTTCCTGTCCTGGTCCAGTGCACGGACCCCGGGCGGGCGAGCCAACCGGAAGCCCTCGCGGTTCCTCGACGGGCTGCGGCCCGACTCGGTGGCCAGCTCCGCGGTCCGCGGCAAAGGCGCAGCCCCGCGGCGCAAGGCGGCCGTTCCGGCCACGTGCAGGGTTTGCGGAACCATGCTCACCTCCGGCGCCGAACGCAAGGTGGGCCGGTGCAACCAGTGCCCGCCCAGCTACGAGGAACAAACTTTCGACGCGCTCCGGCAGTGGCGCAAGGACGTCGCGCTGGAGGCTGATGTTCCGGCGTTCGTCGTGTTCACCGACGCCACCTTGACCGCCAT
- the nudC gene encoding NAD(+) diphosphatase, translated as MEDTVLPVRSALIDRGSAARVKPGMLAELLGSGSARAMVLSGRQALINGSNLVLLDAAELAKHLQGTAYAPDHVIYLGSALPGADLPAGTQLVLFLLPQQFEVRAEEFEAHVAGIPEGAQWAGFRDVAAALNPTDTALFVEASAIANWHATHTHCPRCGSATVPEAGGWVRRCPADGSEHYPRTDPAIIVTVVGPDDRLLLGGGGPLEARNYSTLAGFVEPGETLEQAVVREIGEEVGVKVTACQYLGSQPWPFPASLMLGFTATTADSTATPDGVEVTRARWFSRSELQEAVLSGEIVISSRLSIARALIEHWYGGIIHDRVGDV; from the coding sequence TTGGAGGACACTGTCCTTCCGGTGCGGTCCGCGCTGATTGACCGTGGCTCCGCCGCACGGGTCAAGCCCGGAATGCTGGCGGAACTCCTGGGCTCCGGCAGCGCGCGGGCCATGGTGTTGTCCGGCCGGCAGGCCCTCATCAACGGGAGCAACCTGGTCCTGCTCGACGCGGCCGAGCTCGCTAAGCACCTGCAGGGCACAGCCTACGCCCCGGACCACGTGATTTACCTCGGCTCAGCCCTGCCCGGCGCGGACCTTCCGGCAGGCACGCAACTGGTGCTCTTCCTCCTGCCGCAGCAGTTCGAGGTCCGGGCCGAGGAATTTGAAGCCCATGTGGCCGGCATCCCCGAAGGGGCGCAGTGGGCGGGGTTCCGTGATGTCGCCGCGGCCTTGAACCCCACGGACACCGCTCTCTTTGTCGAGGCCAGCGCCATCGCCAACTGGCATGCCACCCACACCCACTGCCCGCGCTGCGGCAGCGCCACCGTGCCGGAGGCGGGCGGCTGGGTGCGCCGGTGCCCCGCGGACGGTTCGGAGCATTACCCGCGCACCGATCCCGCCATCATTGTTACGGTCGTGGGCCCGGACGACCGGTTGCTGCTCGGCGGCGGCGGGCCGCTCGAGGCCCGGAACTATTCGACCCTCGCCGGTTTCGTTGAACCGGGGGAGACGCTGGAACAGGCAGTGGTCCGAGAAATCGGCGAGGAAGTCGGCGTCAAGGTCACCGCGTGCCAGTATCTCGGTTCCCAACCGTGGCCCTTCCCAGCCTCCCTCATGTTGGGATTTACAGCCACCACCGCTGATTCCACAGCCACGCCCGACGGCGTCGAAGTCACCCGGGCGCGCTGGTTCAGCCGGAGCGAATTGCAGGAGGCGGTCCTCAGCGGCGAGATCGTCATCTCCAGCAGGCTGTCCATCGCCCGCGCCCTCATCGAACACTGGTACGGGGGCATCATCCACGACCGGGTGGGCGACGTATGA
- a CDS encoding phosphotransferase: MRRRNPIELAAVATAAVPGLTPTAVSSAPDDPADFDSALLLDSEGKRWRVRSPRHAEASARLETEFLVLRAFVPGIRAELPFLMPTVAGTVRQGPLTTFVYSHLAGSTRSVEELGAASPAVSREIGAAMAAIHDLPHSLVSNADLPSYTPNEFRQRRLNELDQAATTGKIPPLLLRRWEHALEDVSLWRFNPCVVHGDLHEDNLLVDGDRVTAVTGWTDLRIGDPADDMAWLVASNNQEFVDNVLAHYTSSRRDVPDAHLLRRAALSAEFALAQYLVKGIATGDHNMISEAEAMLSTLAEDVAEYGGQPISIEPLPQPVPPSTPASGSAAGPPAQPAGQASGPDHPVAAVSKVALLAPDTVTGLAAVPSSAAMPAVQVAPIPLEASDEGRSDEGRADGDVAREGGATGGDSTASGDTAADDVVTDSPGTGSAKVSNVSVTAIPDGEADREPGAPSPANDTSTTSLPVVPPKSR, translated from the coding sequence GTGAGAAGAAGAAACCCCATCGAACTGGCAGCTGTGGCAACCGCGGCGGTCCCCGGACTAACCCCGACCGCCGTCAGCTCAGCGCCCGACGATCCGGCAGACTTCGACTCGGCTCTCCTGTTGGATTCCGAAGGAAAGCGATGGCGCGTCCGCTCGCCCCGCCACGCCGAAGCGAGCGCCAGGTTGGAAACAGAATTCCTCGTACTGCGCGCCTTCGTGCCCGGCATCCGGGCCGAGCTTCCGTTCCTGATGCCCACCGTGGCCGGAACCGTCCGGCAGGGCCCGTTGACCACCTTCGTGTACTCCCACTTGGCCGGATCCACCCGGTCCGTCGAGGAACTCGGTGCGGCGTCGCCGGCCGTGTCACGCGAAATTGGCGCGGCCATGGCCGCCATCCATGACTTGCCCCACTCTCTGGTCAGCAACGCGGACCTGCCGAGCTACACCCCCAATGAGTTCCGCCAACGGCGTCTGAACGAGTTGGATCAGGCCGCGACCACCGGCAAAATTCCGCCGCTCCTTCTCCGGCGTTGGGAACATGCCCTGGAAGATGTCTCCTTGTGGCGCTTCAATCCATGCGTCGTCCATGGGGACCTGCACGAGGACAATCTGCTGGTCGACGGCGACCGGGTGACCGCCGTTACCGGCTGGACCGATCTTCGGATCGGCGACCCGGCTGATGACATGGCGTGGCTGGTCGCATCCAACAACCAGGAGTTCGTCGACAACGTGCTGGCGCATTACACCTCGTCCCGGCGCGACGTGCCCGACGCGCACCTGCTCCGACGCGCGGCGCTCTCGGCTGAATTCGCCCTGGCCCAGTACCTGGTGAAGGGAATCGCCACAGGGGACCACAACATGATCAGCGAGGCAGAGGCGATGCTCTCCACACTGGCCGAGGACGTTGCAGAATACGGCGGGCAGCCGATCAGCATTGAACCTCTCCCTCAGCCCGTCCCCCCGTCAACGCCGGCCTCAGGCTCTGCCGCCGGCCCGCCAGCTCAGCCTGCCGGGCAGGCCTCAGGACCGGACCACCCTGTTGCGGCCGTGAGCAAGGTGGCGCTTTTGGCGCCGGACACAGTGACGGGGCTTGCCGCTGTTCCCTCCAGCGCCGCAATGCCCGCCGTCCAGGTAGCACCGATTCCGCTTGAAGCGTCGGACGAAGGCCGGTCTGACGAAGGCCGGGCAGATGGCGACGTAGCAAGGGAGGGCGGAGCCACCGGAGGTGACTCAACGGCTTCCGGCGACACCGCCGCTGACGATGTAGTGACCGACTCCCCGGGTACAGGCAGCGCCAAGGTTTCCAATGTCTCCGTGACGGCCATCCCCGACGGCGAAGCGGACCGCGAGCCAGGGGCGCCTTCTCCGGCCAATGACACCTCCACGACTTCGCTCCCGGTGGTCCCGCCGAAGTCTCGCTAG
- a CDS encoding ATP-dependent DNA helicase, whose protein sequence is MSPGTTRPAALPAPRFTPEELSALLGEKNSPTAEQSHIISSPLEPRLVIAGAGSGKTATMADRVVWLVANGWVRPEEVLGVTFTRKAAGELATRIRAKLAALQRIAGADTQNQMFPAGQLSSDALEPKVSTYHSYASGIVSDYGLRLGVERDVVLLGGAQSFQLASEVVEAFDGEYEHFRSAKSTLVKAVIQLAGECAEHLQDPAAVRGWLLERVAEFEALPYLATAKKNPSQAVGELSGLLRTRASVAEMVGRYADAKRARGALDFGDLVALAARVANEVPVAAETERQRYKVVLLDEFQDTSHAQLVLFSRLFGDGHAVTAVGDPNQSIYGFRGASAGQLFHFVREFPVRLGNDDDAGAEGTDVVTAGTGGTDDDGVAHRPARFAVAPTSYLTTAWRNGRNILSAANVMSEPLSRAAAHTGPAGARDIAGSVEVPPLQPSPAAVQGRVVMGRFGTDEDEAAAIAADVLKFRVTDFSGSAAEPEPPAIAVLCRRRAQMECIRREFEVRGIPYEIVGLGGLLDTPEIVDLVATLRVLADPGRSDSLMRLLAGARWRIGPADLMALRDWSSFLARRRGRPETDADDDGAEAAVIEGDLTDAASLVEALDWLPREGWISANGRQLSTEGLDRLGRLAFELRQLRGYMGDDLTTLLGEVERGMLLDIEVAARPGTSIHQARRNLDAFQDAAAGFLHTSQRVDVLAFLAWLEAAAAEENGLEAAAPDVNHEAVQLLTVHASKGLEWDVVFVPGLNAGAFPSSRDSRWSSGSAALPWPLRGDRADLPQWALEHPDQKGWLDAEKEFKSAVQVHGEAEERRLAYVAYTRAKHVLWVSSAAWVGSRAGMADMSPFLAELEVLVAHGTAEIHPLSVSEDSLPQESPLTLELSVAGWPYDPLEGPTDPRSGARLRLVPGRRAAMESAAARVLRSLDPELLPAAAAFGAGKAGQEKRRVLRGPAGGWMNEAATLLERRSRRTAGQDVHLPSHISASTLVDLEDDAGSVVARLRRPVPREPGMSARKGTAFHAWVEEYFGAAGMLDLGEAAGSDDYIDAAYGLDSMVETFRQSEWANRAPAYVEVPVETRIGDVVVRGRIDAVFRDADGGWDLVDWKTGRRPSAGQLKTKAVQLAVYRLAWARLRDVPLDQVRAAFYYVADDAVVRPHDLGSAARLEQIVAAALGTG, encoded by the coding sequence ATGAGCCCCGGAACAACACGTCCCGCAGCCCTTCCGGCCCCCAGGTTCACACCTGAGGAGCTGTCCGCTCTACTGGGCGAGAAGAACAGCCCTACCGCAGAACAGTCGCACATCATTTCCTCGCCGCTGGAACCCCGGCTTGTCATCGCCGGCGCCGGCTCAGGCAAGACCGCCACGATGGCCGACCGTGTGGTGTGGCTTGTCGCCAACGGTTGGGTCCGTCCCGAGGAAGTCCTCGGCGTGACCTTCACCCGGAAGGCAGCCGGTGAGCTTGCCACCCGGATCCGCGCCAAGCTGGCCGCGCTGCAACGCATCGCCGGAGCCGACACCCAGAATCAGATGTTTCCCGCCGGGCAGCTTAGTTCCGACGCGCTCGAACCCAAAGTCTCCACTTACCATTCCTATGCCAGTGGAATCGTGTCCGACTACGGCCTCCGGCTCGGCGTCGAACGCGACGTCGTCCTGCTCGGCGGCGCCCAGTCCTTCCAGCTGGCGAGCGAGGTCGTGGAGGCCTTCGACGGCGAGTATGAGCATTTCCGCTCCGCCAAATCGACACTGGTCAAGGCCGTCATCCAGCTGGCCGGCGAGTGCGCGGAGCACCTCCAGGATCCCGCCGCAGTCCGCGGCTGGCTGCTGGAGCGGGTCGCCGAGTTCGAGGCGCTGCCCTACCTCGCCACTGCCAAAAAGAATCCCAGCCAGGCCGTCGGCGAGCTGAGCGGCCTGTTGCGCACGCGGGCAAGCGTCGCGGAGATGGTGGGCCGCTACGCAGACGCCAAGCGCGCCCGGGGCGCACTGGACTTCGGCGACCTCGTAGCCCTCGCCGCCCGCGTCGCCAACGAGGTCCCAGTCGCCGCGGAAACCGAACGCCAGCGGTACAAGGTGGTGTTACTCGACGAATTCCAGGACACCTCCCATGCCCAGCTCGTCCTCTTCTCCCGGCTGTTCGGTGACGGCCACGCGGTCACCGCGGTGGGGGATCCCAACCAGTCCATCTATGGCTTCCGCGGTGCCTCTGCCGGCCAGCTCTTTCACTTCGTCCGCGAGTTCCCGGTGCGGCTTGGGAACGATGATGACGCCGGTGCCGAGGGAACAGACGTTGTTACTGCCGGAACGGGCGGCACGGATGACGACGGCGTTGCGCACCGCCCCGCTCGCTTCGCCGTCGCACCGACGTCGTACCTCACCACTGCCTGGCGCAACGGCCGGAACATTCTTTCCGCCGCCAACGTCATGTCGGAGCCGCTCAGCAGGGCTGCTGCCCACACCGGGCCGGCCGGCGCGCGGGATATAGCCGGAAGCGTCGAGGTCCCGCCGTTGCAGCCGAGCCCGGCCGCAGTGCAGGGCCGGGTAGTCATGGGCCGCTTTGGCACCGACGAGGACGAGGCCGCGGCCATCGCGGCTGACGTCCTGAAGTTCCGGGTCACCGATTTCAGCGGCTCGGCCGCCGAGCCGGAGCCTCCCGCGATAGCGGTGCTGTGCCGCCGGCGGGCGCAAATGGAATGCATCCGCCGCGAATTCGAGGTGCGGGGCATCCCTTATGAGATCGTCGGCCTCGGCGGTTTGCTGGACACCCCTGAGATCGTTGACCTCGTTGCAACCCTGAGGGTCCTGGCAGATCCGGGCCGCTCTGATTCGCTGATGCGCCTGCTTGCCGGGGCGCGCTGGCGGATCGGCCCCGCGGACCTGATGGCCCTGCGGGACTGGTCAAGCTTCCTCGCCCGGCGCCGCGGCCGCCCCGAAACCGACGCCGACGACGACGGCGCGGAGGCGGCGGTGATCGAGGGCGACCTCACCGACGCCGCCAGCCTGGTCGAAGCCCTGGACTGGTTGCCGCGGGAAGGCTGGATCTCCGCGAACGGCCGCCAGCTCAGCACGGAGGGGCTCGATCGGCTCGGCCGGCTGGCCTTCGAGCTTCGGCAACTCCGCGGCTACATGGGCGATGACCTGACAACCCTGCTCGGGGAAGTGGAGCGGGGCATGCTCCTGGACATCGAAGTGGCGGCACGGCCGGGGACCAGCATTCATCAGGCCCGCCGCAACCTGGACGCATTCCAGGATGCTGCTGCCGGGTTCCTGCACACCTCGCAACGAGTCGACGTCCTCGCCTTCCTGGCCTGGCTGGAGGCCGCAGCCGCCGAGGAAAACGGCCTGGAAGCCGCGGCGCCGGACGTGAATCACGAAGCGGTACAGCTCCTGACGGTGCACGCCTCCAAGGGCCTGGAGTGGGACGTCGTGTTCGTGCCCGGGTTGAACGCCGGAGCCTTCCCCAGCAGCCGGGATTCGCGGTGGAGCAGCGGCAGCGCTGCTCTGCCCTGGCCACTGCGCGGGGACCGCGCGGACCTCCCGCAATGGGCCCTGGAACATCCGGACCAGAAAGGCTGGCTCGACGCCGAGAAAGAGTTCAAGTCCGCAGTCCAGGTTCACGGTGAGGCCGAGGAACGGCGGCTCGCTTACGTGGCCTACACCCGGGCCAAACACGTTCTCTGGGTTTCCAGCGCTGCCTGGGTGGGCTCCCGCGCGGGAATGGCGGACATGTCGCCCTTCCTGGCTGAACTGGAGGTGCTCGTCGCGCACGGTACCGCCGAAATCCACCCGCTGTCCGTCAGCGAGGACTCTCTGCCGCAGGAGAGCCCGCTGACCTTGGAGCTGTCCGTCGCGGGATGGCCGTATGATCCGCTCGAGGGTCCCACCGATCCCCGCTCGGGAGCCAGACTGCGTCTGGTCCCCGGCCGACGGGCGGCCATGGAGTCCGCCGCTGCGCGGGTGCTTCGCTCCCTCGACCCGGAATTGCTCCCTGCTGCCGCCGCCTTCGGTGCCGGCAAGGCAGGGCAGGAAAAGCGCCGGGTTTTACGCGGCCCCGCCGGCGGCTGGATGAACGAGGCCGCCACCTTGCTGGAGCGCAGATCCCGCCGGACCGCCGGGCAGGATGTGCACCTGCCAAGCCACATTTCTGCGTCCACCCTGGTGGATCTGGAGGACGACGCCGGTTCCGTCGTTGCACGGCTGCGCCGTCCCGTCCCACGCGAGCCGGGAATGTCTGCCCGCAAAGGCACCGCCTTCCACGCCTGGGTGGAGGAATACTTCGGTGCTGCCGGCATGCTGGATCTCGGTGAGGCGGCAGGCTCGGATGATTACATCGACGCAGCGTACGGTCTGGACAGCATGGTGGAGACGTTCCGCCAGTCCGAGTGGGCAAACCGGGCCCCGGCCTACGTAGAGGTGCCGGTGGAGACCCGGATCGGTGACGTGGTGGTCCGCGGCCGGATCGACGCCGTGTTTCGTGACGCCGACGGCGGCTGGGACCTGGTGGACTGGAAGACAGGCCGGAGGCCGTCCGCCGGCCAGCTGAAGACGAAAGCCGTCCAACTGGCTGTGTACCGGCTCGCCTGGGCGCGGCTAAGGGACGTCCCGTTGGATCAGGTGAGGGCAGCGTTCTATTACGTGGCCGACGACGCCGTGGTCCGGCCGCATGATCTGGGCTCCGCGGCTCGGCTGGAACAGATTGTCGCGGCTGCCCTGGGAACCGGCTAG